One window of the Candidatus Dependentiae bacterium genome contains the following:
- the ruvA gene encoding Holliday junction branch migration protein RuvA, with the protein MMNYFSGTVKQISERAITLEVGGIGFGLQVPSGSVFPLDKLVHVFVYMHWSNEQGPSLYGFATELEKAVFILIINCSGVGPKIGLAVLSDLGPHNFLQAIQTGDEKMLSRVNGIGEKKAEQIIVQLKHKVGQLIKSGVDLTGAQRVSEWHTVVQALESLNYSRNEINNVMQYLQKNYGQSNCSFDQLLRHALSHLTKQV; encoded by the coding sequence ATGATGAACTATTTTTCTGGAACAGTAAAACAGATCTCAGAGCGAGCTATTACCCTGGAAGTAGGAGGTATAGGCTTTGGACTCCAAGTTCCTAGTGGTTCAGTTTTTCCCTTAGATAAATTGGTACATGTTTTTGTTTATATGCATTGGAGTAATGAGCAAGGGCCATCTTTGTATGGGTTTGCCACTGAACTTGAAAAAGCTGTATTTATCCTTATTATTAATTGTTCAGGGGTTGGTCCTAAAATAGGGCTAGCGGTGCTATCTGATTTGGGGCCTCATAATTTTTTGCAAGCAATACAAACTGGTGACGAAAAGATGTTAAGTAGGGTGAACGGTATTGGTGAAAAAAAGGCTGAACAAATTATAGTGCAGCTTAAGCACAAAGTTGGACAACTTATCAAATCGGGGGTTGATTTGACTGGCGCGCAACGGGTATCCGAGTGGCATACGGTGGTACAAGCGCTTGAATCTCTGAATTATTCACGCAATGAGATTAATAATGTAATGCAGTATTTGCAGAAAAATTATGGGCAGTCTAATTGTTCATTTGATCAATTATTACGCCATGCTTTATCACATTTGACTAAGCAGGTTTGA
- a CDS encoding amino acid carrier protein, protein MDFLSFFSWLNETVFAIPSTLLFFGVGVILTLKIGVLQIRGFPRFMRLLTSGIKGKGKFDESGEKRTINPFHALFTAMSTTIGMGSIVGPSIAIMTGGPGALFWMIIYIFFGSATKFAEVTFALDTRIQTEDGRVIGGPMQYLYSVSSWLANWYGIAMMMLFAGWSSLQSNTLATIYAQESVPKWTVGLGLAVLVWVVLHGGAQRVGALASKLVPFMFVLYISCVFFILFSDLSAFAHAISLVSYSVLQPEATIGGFLGATMFETVRAGMHRAVFITEAGLGTASIPHAVADTKNPTDQGLLAMFSGIADIILSFLSGMLVLVTGVWLSGDFRSTLIYEAFKLRAPGVAQLALLVSISLFIITTVIGNSFNGSQSFAFMTNNRGTQLYMTFLVGVIFFGALMPVPLIWTIMDTITIFVAVPNLIGILILSFRKPQVIKC, encoded by the coding sequence ATGGATTTTCTTTCGTTTTTTTCATGGCTTAATGAAACTGTATTTGCAATACCATCAACACTATTGTTTTTTGGTGTTGGTGTGATTCTGACATTAAAGATTGGTGTTTTACAAATTCGTGGTTTTCCGCGGTTCATGCGATTGCTTACCAGTGGGATAAAGGGTAAAGGTAAGTTTGATGAATCGGGAGAAAAACGCACCATTAACCCATTTCATGCGTTATTTACGGCCATGTCTACTACTATTGGCATGGGGAGTATTGTTGGTCCTTCAATTGCTATTATGACTGGCGGTCCCGGTGCATTATTTTGGATGATTATATATATCTTTTTTGGATCTGCGACTAAGTTTGCAGAAGTTACATTTGCATTAGATACTCGTATTCAAACGGAAGATGGCCGCGTAATAGGTGGTCCTATGCAATATCTTTATTCAGTTAGCTCATGGTTAGCCAATTGGTATGGTATTGCTATGATGATGTTATTTGCAGGGTGGTCAAGTTTACAATCAAATACGTTGGCTACTATTTATGCACAAGAATCAGTCCCAAAATGGACTGTTGGGCTTGGTCTTGCCGTACTTGTATGGGTAGTTCTACATGGTGGAGCACAGCGCGTAGGCGCCTTGGCAAGCAAGTTGGTTCCATTTATGTTTGTATTGTACATTAGTTGTGTGTTTTTTATTTTATTCAGTGATCTATCTGCTTTTGCTCATGCTATATCTTTGGTGAGTTATTCTGTTTTGCAACCTGAAGCAACGATTGGTGGTTTTTTAGGTGCGACCATGTTCGAAACCGTTCGTGCAGGTATGCATCGTGCGGTATTTATTACGGAAGCTGGTTTGGGTACAGCATCAATTCCACACGCAGTAGCTGATACTAAAAATCCAACCGATCAAGGTTTATTAGCAATGTTTTCTGGTATTGCAGATATCATTTTATCCTTTTTATCCGGTATGCTTGTATTGGTAACGGGTGTTTGGTTGAGTGGCGATTTTAGAAGTACTCTTATTTATGAAGCATTTAAATTGCGTGCACCTGGGGTTGCACAACTAGCACTTCTTGTAAGCATTTCATTATTTATTATAACAACAGTTATTGGCAATAGTTTTAATGGTTCACAAAGCTTTGCATTTATGACTAATAATCGTGGAACTCAGTTATATATGACATTTTTAGTAGGCGTTATCTTTTTTGGAGCTTTAATGCCAGTACCATTAATATGGACGATTATGGATACTATTACAATTTTTGTAGCTGTACCAAATTTGATTGGAATCTTGATTTTATCATTCAGAAAACCACAGGTTATTAAGTGTTAA
- the ybeY gene encoding rRNA maturation RNase YbeY, with translation MITIKNTQKTISVDVDLLYKDTQKILDLLDYHDFDIGILLTTNKVMQKYNREYRDKDKPTDILSFPFHQIVAGERIIATSADEKNLGDIIIAPQYVMDDLERWGQTFDQRMRILLVHGICHLLGYDHIKDEDYTVMKAQEEWLLKQLN, from the coding sequence ATGATTACAATAAAAAACACTCAAAAAACTATATCCGTAGATGTAGACCTGCTGTATAAAGACACGCAGAAAATTCTTGATCTACTTGATTATCATGATTTTGATATAGGCATTTTGCTGACCACTAACAAAGTTATGCAAAAATATAATCGTGAATACCGCGATAAAGACAAACCAACAGATATTCTATCTTTTCCTTTTCATCAAATTGTTGCCGGTGAGCGCATTATTGCAACAAGTGCTGATGAAAAAAATCTAGGAGATATAATCATTGCACCACAATATGTAATGGACGACCTAGAACGATGGGGACAAACATTCGATCAACGTATGCGCATACTTTTGGTACACGGTATCTGTCATCTACTTGGTTATGATCACATTAAAGATGAAGATTATACCGTTATGAAAGCACAAGAAGAATGGTTATTAAAACAACTTAATTAA
- a CDS encoding glycosyltransferase has protein sequence MYKKKIVALFIVPLLFTGYFLTYNHEIPSILTFNTGKKKIVIFTSSGGGGHVSASNALQEYLSDTYEVKVSYIFEEVLGSMDPMQRITFGKQTGEDAYNECMRKKWYRMINIISRFGHWYFSVFHKRATKLICNYLELQQPDLVISVVPVINNAILSATKKMNIPFLLIPTDLDATTFVNSIYKPNYEKFHVGIAFDNENIFKRMEQSGIPKEQISTIGFPIAKKFFTPKNMRRIKADFQIPQNKPIVFLLMGAQGTNALYTYVKYLTQVEQPFHLVAAIGKNEDMRKKLEAIALPTHITMTIVGFTDRVADLMAIADLGIIKSGTVTYIEALYSNLPVLLDATTGTIRWEQYNHIYNKEQEFGDSIGRNREIYVLVNELLANPKTLAQIRKNIQTNKKKCLGREIKSLVHELVN, from the coding sequence ATGTACAAAAAGAAAATTGTGGCGCTATTTATAGTGCCTCTTTTATTCACTGGCTATTTCTTAACCTACAACCATGAAATCCCCTCAATATTAACGTTCAATACTGGCAAAAAAAAGATCGTTATTTTTACCAGTTCCGGCGGGGGGGGGCATGTATCAGCTTCAAACGCTTTGCAAGAATATTTGAGCGACACCTATGAGGTTAAAGTTTCTTATATTTTTGAAGAAGTGCTTGGTAGTATGGACCCTATGCAGCGTATTACCTTTGGTAAACAAACAGGTGAAGATGCATACAATGAATGCATGCGCAAAAAATGGTACCGTATGATTAATATAATTTCTCGCTTTGGGCATTGGTATTTCAGCGTATTTCATAAGCGGGCTACTAAATTAATTTGCAACTACCTAGAATTACAACAACCGGATCTAGTCATTTCCGTAGTACCAGTCATCAACAATGCAATATTATCTGCAACAAAAAAAATGAATATTCCTTTCTTGCTTATTCCAACTGACCTTGATGCAACTACATTTGTAAATAGCATATATAAACCTAATTATGAAAAATTTCATGTTGGTATTGCATTTGATAATGAGAATATTTTCAAGCGCATGGAACAATCAGGCATACCAAAAGAACAGATATCAACTATTGGTTTTCCTATTGCTAAAAAATTTTTTACACCCAAAAATATGCGGCGCATAAAAGCAGATTTTCAAATTCCTCAAAATAAACCAATTGTGTTTTTGCTAATGGGGGCACAAGGTACCAATGCTTTGTATACCTATGTAAAATATTTAACACAAGTTGAACAACCATTTCACTTGGTAGCAGCTATTGGAAAAAATGAGGATATGCGTAAAAAATTAGAAGCTATAGCATTACCTACACACATTACTATGACGATTGTCGGATTTACTGACCGTGTAGCAGATTTGATGGCAATAGCCGATCTTGGCATCATTAAATCAGGTACAGTTACCTATATAGAAGCATTGTATAGCAACTTGCCCGTATTACTTGATGCAACAACTGGCACTATTCGTTGGGAACAATACAACCATATTTATAATAAAGAACAAGAATTTGGCGATAGTATTGGTCGCAACCGTGAAATCTATGTACTAGTAAATGAGTTGCTAGCAAATCCTAAAACACTTGCCCAAATTAGAAAAAATATACAAACTAACAAAAAGAAGTGCCTTGGACGAGAGATAAAATCTCTGGTACATGAATTAGTTAATTAA
- the mnmE gene encoding tRNA uridine-5-carboxymethylaminomethyl(34) synthesis GTPase MnmE — protein MFAHHDDQTIIAQCTPSGSGALALIRISGADALIIATNISSLSSGKKIIDVPTHTIHYGQIITENKQTIDNVLFLVMHAPKTFTGEHTVEITCHNNPFIIEQIIQQAIAYGARIAQQGEFTKRAVLHDKIDLVQAESINELIHANTQLALKKSLAQLDGSFSQWLANIEKQLTKALALSEASFEFIDEEELEFGNQIKEIIHSTQATIAQLKKTFNQQQHIRQGIRIAIIGSVNAGKSSLFNALLGKDRAIVTDIAGTTRDVIEAGLYRHGNYWTLIDTAGLRQTQDTIEQQGIKRSFQEAQQADIILLVLDNSRTLSSEEARVYQELLTQYAHKIIMVLSKVDLPSAPQSIPMAQTVACSNTQQKGINNLDEQIQAKINTLFDAMESPFLLNQRQYGLLLGLEQQLAAITPLLDHNVQYELISHHLQGALAHMAELTGKSISEAGMDAVFREFCVGK, from the coding sequence ATGTTCGCACACCACGATGATCAAACGATCATTGCACAATGCACGCCCTCTGGCAGTGGCGCTTTAGCACTTATACGTATTAGTGGTGCTGATGCACTTATTATTGCAACGAATATAAGTTCGCTATCTTCAGGGAAGAAAATTATCGATGTTCCAACCCATACTATTCATTATGGTCAAATCATTACCGAAAATAAACAAACTATAGACAATGTATTGTTTTTGGTAATGCATGCACCAAAAACTTTTACCGGTGAGCATACGGTAGAAATCACCTGTCATAATAATCCATTTATTATTGAACAAATTATTCAACAAGCCATTGCATATGGCGCACGCATAGCACAGCAAGGTGAATTCACTAAGCGCGCTGTTTTACATGATAAAATAGATTTAGTGCAGGCTGAGTCTATTAATGAACTAATTCATGCCAATACACAACTCGCATTAAAAAAATCACTCGCACAACTTGATGGCAGTTTTTCACAATGGCTTGCAAATATAGAAAAGCAGCTAACTAAAGCACTTGCATTATCAGAAGCTAGCTTTGAATTTATAGATGAAGAAGAATTAGAATTTGGTAATCAAATTAAAGAAATTATCCACTCAACACAAGCAACCATTGCACAGTTAAAAAAAACATTTAATCAGCAACAACACATCAGACAAGGTATTCGCATTGCCATTATTGGCTCAGTCAACGCCGGAAAATCATCTTTATTTAATGCACTTCTTGGCAAAGATCGTGCTATTGTTACTGATATTGCCGGTACTACACGTGATGTCATAGAAGCAGGTTTATATAGACATGGGAATTACTGGACCTTGATTGATACAGCAGGACTACGCCAAACCCAAGATACTATTGAGCAGCAGGGCATTAAGCGATCATTCCAAGAAGCACAGCAAGCAGATATCATTTTATTAGTACTTGATAATTCCCGAACATTAAGCTCAGAAGAAGCAAGGGTATATCAAGAATTACTCACGCAATATGCTCATAAAATCATTATGGTACTCAGCAAGGTGGATTTGCCAAGCGCCCCACAAAGCATCCCTATGGCTCAAACAGTAGCATGTTCTAACACCCAACAAAAGGGAATTAATAACCTAGATGAACAAATTCAAGCTAAAATCAATACCTTATTTGATGCTATGGAGTCTCCCTTCTTACTTAATCAGCGCCAATATGGGCTTTTGTTGGGCCTTGAACAGCAATTGGCTGCCATTACCCCTCTTTTAGATCACAATGTGCAATATGAGCTTATTTCGCACCATTTACAAGGAGCGCTCGCGCATATGGCCGAATTAACAGGTAAATCTATATCTGAGGCAGGTATGGATGCTGTTTTTAGGGAGTTTTGCGTAGGTAAATAA